Within Terriglobia bacterium, the genomic segment TGCTGGCCCCGGTTACTCCGCGACCGTGCCAGACGAACGCCCAAAGGTTCGCGCTGGAAGGCCGGCCACACCTGAAGCGATCAAGGCCAGACTCCGCGAACTGCGCAGCAGCGGAGGCGAGTGGAAAGAAGTAGCCGCCGCCCTTGACGCTGAAACCGGAACCACTCGCACGGTGTCCGCTTACCGCAACATGCTCCGAGTGCGCAAAACGCGCTAAATAGTTTCGCGGATTTTGCGCAGTTGAATGCACTCGAATAGGAGCGCATAGTCGCCGTCACAGTATGGCGAACATCAACACAGAGCGCAGCAATCCATCCCCGACCATCCTTCCGAACAGGCTTATCAGTCGGGACGACGCAGCCGCCAACCTGGGCATTACCACACGCTACCTTGACAACTTGATTCGGCTGAAACGGATCGCCGTCACGCGCATTGGTGCGCGCGTCCTGGTGAGTTGCGCCGAGATCGAGCGATTCATTGAGCAGAATACCGACAGACAGGCGGTTAGCGCGTAAGGGGAGAGTAGCAGTCTAAGAATCGGGTTCGCCTTCGCACCCACAAAAGCGAAGGCTCACGGTTCGCAGCCGTGAGCCAGAAAGTTCAGACCAGAACGAGAACATGGAAAAAGTATCACCAAATCCGGCCGCTGGCAATAGATTCTCGCCACCCTTCGCGCCTTCAGCGGATCCAAAGCTTTCCCGCGAAATCGATTCCATGATCGGGCGCACGTTCGCCCACCTTGAACACGCCACAGTAGAGCAAGCCATCGCAAGGGTATTGCGGTGCACCGTGGGCGCGGTTCGCTCTT encodes:
- a CDS encoding helix-turn-helix domain-containing protein, which encodes MANINTERSNPSPTILPNRLISRDDAAANLGITTRYLDNLIRLKRIAVTRIGARVLVSCAEIERFIEQNTDRQAVSA